The Anaerolineae bacterium genome includes a region encoding these proteins:
- the folK gene encoding 2-amino-4-hydroxy-6-hydroxymethyldihydropteridine diphosphokinase has product MNKAHCIYLALGANLGHRENNLKEAVQKLPPPVEVLAVSRLYETAPAYVPDQPAFLNMALKGQTDLPPPALLAYLKQIEAKMGRRKSIRYGPRQIDLDIIFYDDLVLATPSLQIPHPRLAERAFVLRPLADIAAEVAHPLLKRTVGELLADLPAEDGILRAREWAGPETN; this is encoded by the coding sequence ATGAACAAAGCGCATTGTATTTATTTAGCCCTGGGCGCTAACCTGGGTCATCGTGAAAATAACCTCAAAGAGGCCGTGCAAAAATTGCCTCCCCCGGTAGAGGTTTTGGCCGTTTCCCGGCTGTATGAAACTGCGCCGGCTTATGTGCCGGATCAGCCCGCTTTTCTGAATATGGCCCTCAAAGGCCAAACCGACCTACCGCCGCCGGCGTTGTTGGCCTATCTCAAACAAATTGAAGCAAAAATGGGCCGCCGGAAAAGTATCCGTTACGGCCCGCGCCAGATTGATCTGGATATTATCTTTTACGACGACCTGGTTCTGGCCACGCCCTCCCTGCAAATTCCCCATCCCCGCCTGGCCGAGCGAGCCTTTGTTTTGCGTCCCCTGGCCGATATTGCCGCCGAGGTGGCGCATCCTCTCCTGAAGCGAACCGTGGGCGAACTGTTGGCCGATTTACCGGCTGAAGATGGGATTTTACGCGCGAGGGAGTGGGCAGGCCCTGAAACCAACTGA
- a CDS encoding HAD hydrolase-like protein, which produces MSPYILAVCLDCGDTLVDEATEIRDEHGVVVQAELIPGVAETVRELKRRGYPLALVADGPVGTFRNILTTCRLFHLFDALAISEEVGVDKPAARMFTHALDQLNLAPQDYGRVIMMGNNLARDIKGANQLGLISVWLDWAPRRSKVPADDTEMPRYTLKTPTELLPLIASLENHS; this is translated from the coding sequence ATGTCACCCTATATTCTGGCGGTTTGCCTGGATTGTGGCGATACGCTGGTGGACGAAGCCACCGAAATTAGAGACGAACATGGCGTGGTAGTGCAAGCCGAACTCATTCCCGGGGTTGCTGAAACGGTCCGCGAGTTAAAGCGGCGGGGTTATCCGTTGGCGTTAGTGGCGGATGGCCCGGTCGGCACATTCCGTAATATTTTAACAACGTGCCGGTTATTCCATCTTTTCGACGCGCTGGCAATTTCTGAGGAGGTGGGTGTTGACAAACCGGCGGCTCGGATGTTCACCCATGCCCTGGATCAGTTGAACTTGGCTCCCCAAGACTATGGCCGGGTGATCATGATGGGCAACAACTTGGCCCGCGATATCAAAGGCGCCAACCAACTGGGCCTCATTAGCGTATGGCTGGATTGGGCGCCGCGGCGGTCGAAAGTTCCGGCGGATGACACCGAAATGCCCCGCTACACCCTTAAAACACCCACCGAATTATTGCCCCTCATTGCCTCGTTAGAAAACCATTCGTAA
- a CDS encoding sugar ABC transporter permease produces MTTITEPLTQPKQRSRLMRFFGDQRKWMPYLFLAPFFITFFVFQFYPLVRSIQMAFSESLGYTGDWQWVGFQNFSEAFTDRHLWTSFRNFIYFFAGSLITEVPVAILLATMLASTLLLFRGVFRTFFFIPSVLPGVLMGLVGLWFFSESRGLANAIVQGLGGSRVLWATLPTYIMPTLLTIAFWMWMGYHAVFFLAGMSGIEGSIIEASIVDGANYWQRLFYITLPLLKPVLAYVTIIIALGSLTTYDIQAIVFASNSIGDSLSGPGGQGWFFIPYITDVAFSYFRMGYATAIGWLVFFIAVFLTALQLRLYKIGGAEE; encoded by the coding sequence ATGACAACAATAACCGAACCCCTCACCCAACCCAAACAACGATCCAGGTTGATGCGTTTTTTTGGCGACCAGCGGAAGTGGATGCCTTACTTATTTTTGGCTCCCTTTTTTATCACGTTTTTTGTTTTTCAATTTTATCCCCTGGTGCGGTCTATTCAAATGGCCTTTTCCGAGTCGCTGGGTTATACCGGCGACTGGCAATGGGTTGGTTTTCAAAATTTTTCCGAAGCTTTCACCGACCGGCACCTGTGGACCTCGTTTCGGAATTTCATATACTTTTTTGCCGGCAGTTTGATTACCGAAGTGCCGGTAGCTATTCTTTTGGCCACCATGCTGGCTTCAACGTTGCTGCTCTTTCGAGGGGTATTCCGCACTTTCTTTTTCATTCCTTCGGTCTTGCCCGGTGTTTTGATGGGCCTGGTTGGGCTTTGGTTCTTCAGCGAGTCGCGTGGGTTGGCCAATGCCATTGTCCAGGGTTTAGGCGGGTCACGGGTTTTGTGGGCCACTTTGCCGACATACATTATGCCTACCCTGCTCACCATTGCCTTTTGGATGTGGATGGGGTATCACGCGGTCTTTTTCCTGGCCGGAATGTCGGGGATAGAAGGAAGTATTATTGAAGCGTCCATTGTAGACGGCGCAAACTACTGGCAACGGCTGTTTTATATCACCTTGCCCTTGCTCAAGCCTGTGCTGGCCTATGTGACCATTATCATCGCTCTGGGTTCTCTAACAACCTATGATATTCAGGCGATCGTCTTCGCATCGAACTCTATTGGCGACAGTTTAAGCGGCCCCGGCGGACAAGGCTGGTTTTTTATCCCTTATATTACGGATGTGGCTTTTTCTTACTTTCGGATGGGTTATGCCACCGCTATCGGCTGGCTGGTTTTCTTTATTGCCGTTTTCCTCACCGCTCTACAATTAAGATTGTACAAAATTGGCGGGGCAGAAGAATAA
- a CDS encoding carbohydrate ABC transporter permease → MISLIFIWPFLVLVANTFNKLNVYMNPLIPWPNQFTLENYILAFTKYGFGIHFKNSILVVTITAFLSTLSAALAGYTLAKLQFPGRNIFFLIILAVMLLPTQTMLVPQFVVVRELGLLNNYWGIILPGVGGFAFGIFLMRQFMLRVPTEMLEAGRIDGCNEFSLFTKLVIPTMQGPILVLATLIVRTQWNDLLWPGIIISEESKQLLIPAVLLLNNLAVADPYALIVSSAVAILAAVVPLGFYAYSQRFFVNSMAGMLKG, encoded by the coding sequence ATGATATCACTTATATTTATCTGGCCTTTCCTGGTGCTGGTGGCCAATACATTTAACAAACTTAACGTGTATATGAATCCCCTTATTCCCTGGCCCAACCAATTTACCCTGGAAAATTATATCCTGGCCTTTACTAAATATGGCTTTGGCATTCATTTTAAAAACTCAATATTAGTGGTCACCATCACCGCTTTTTTGAGCACGCTTTCGGCGGCATTGGCCGGTTATACCCTGGCCAAACTTCAGTTCCCGGGCCGCAATATCTTTTTTTTGATCATTCTGGCCGTAATGTTACTGCCCACCCAAACAATGCTTGTGCCCCAGTTTGTGGTTGTGCGCGAGTTGGGCCTGCTCAATAACTATTGGGGCATTATTCTGCCCGGCGTGGGCGGTTTTGCCTTTGGCATTTTTTTGATGCGCCAATTTATGCTGCGGGTGCCTACGGAAATGCTGGAAGCGGGCCGGATTGACGGCTGTAACGAATTTAGCCTTTTCACAAAATTGGTGATTCCCACCATGCAAGGCCCCATCCTTGTTCTGGCCACCCTTATTGTGCGCACCCAGTGGAACGATTTGCTCTGGCCTGGAATTATAATTTCGGAAGAAAGCAAACAACTTTTGATACCCGCCGTCCTGCTGCTTAATAATTTGGCCGTGGCCGATCCCTATGCCCTCATCGTTTCATCTGCCGTGGCTATTCTGGCGGCGGTGGTGCCTTTGGGCTTCTATGCTTATTCACAACGATTCTTTGTCAACTCTATGGCCGGCATGCTCAAGGGCTAA
- a CDS encoding GNAT family N-acetyltransferase: MNFREIKENDMPALFAVRTATHENRLTQAELEALDITAESVKEKLKGSFKGWLCEAAGQVVGFAMGDKSTGELWVIAVLPEYIGQGVGSRLLIMLENWLKESDCTQLWLTTDIDPKLKAYSFYRRHGWLDDRLENGLRYMIKNMQTTEL, encoded by the coding sequence ATGAATTTCCGAGAAATCAAAGAAAACGATATGCCCGCCCTCTTTGCCGTAAGAACGGCCACGCACGAAAACAGGCTAACCCAGGCCGAACTCGAGGCGCTGGATATTACGGCAGAGTCGGTCAAAGAAAAATTAAAGGGGAGTTTTAAGGGATGGTTGTGCGAAGCGGCGGGCCAGGTGGTTGGGTTTGCCATGGGCGATAAATCAACCGGGGAATTATGGGTGATCGCGGTTTTGCCGGAATACATTGGCCAAGGAGTTGGTTCCAGGTTGTTAATCATGTTGGAAAATTGGCTTAAAGAAAGTGATTGCACCCAGCTCTGGCTGACAACGGATATTGATCCAAAACTAAAGGCCTATTCCTTCTATCGCCGGCATGGTTGGCTCGACGACCGGCTGGAGAACGGTTTGCGTTACATGATCAAAAACATGCAAACAACTGAACTTTAA